In Podospora pseudoanserina strain CBS 124.78 chromosome 5, whole genome shotgun sequence, a single window of DNA contains:
- a CDS encoding hypothetical protein (COG:Q; EggNog:ENOG503NZPZ) codes for MEGLTLILLYLAIPSLVYSAIQQILSWKKKKSVTTVAKFPGPKQYPFVGRIHDLPRFSMWLKFKEWADEHGPIFQTRAVDQTFIIVSDEKIAEELLVKRGHIYSGRPQIRSLINHKEGVGYSALMDRHDTWKTQRKWAHAAMAEAYKHHFYGHCEKEMKRYLGLLLIDPARFLDYTREYCGRVMSRLAWDDATQGKANGDSADTTLHCMSVSGPITNTVTPLWHLPSFMNPWYNFEIKREKEQRAWWLNNFRLAKDRMLKGTLPNDTWAYRYFEQLKREGNESLDQEEEQEIFASCMIGFVNLVGVVTISGPLKFFLMAMALHPEWQRKAQEEIDRVCGDRMPTMKDFPDLPTVRACLKETVRWRSGVPLGVPHQAERDDVFRGVPIKKGTIILACEWSLNRVPEKYPDGDNFRPERWLEPGWPTYQEPLTRYPNFREGQAMHSFGWGRRTCLGQNIVDDEMFVFGASYLWAFKSGPKICPRTGVPVPIDTQATNSHVILEPLPYHLSFKVRSEERARLILSNYQEVMGELKV; via the exons ATGGAGGGCCTCACGCTCATCTTGCTCTATCTCGCCATCCCCAGTCTGGTCTACTCGGCCATCCAGCAGATCCTGtcatggaagaagaagaagtcggtCACCACGGTGGCCAAGTTCCCCGGTCCTAAGCAGTATCCTTTTGTAGGCCGTATTCATGACCTCCCCCGGTTTTCCATGTGGTTGAAGTTCAAGGAGTGGGCCGACGAACATGGACCTATTTTCCAGACCAGGGCAGTGGATCAGACGTTCATCATCGTGTCGGACGAGAAGATTgcggaggagctgttggTTAAGAGAGGGCACATCTACTCCGGTCGGCCTCAGATTCGAtctctcatcaaccacaaggAAGGAGTTGGATACTCTGCTTTGATGGACCGTCATG ACACATGGAAGACGCAGCGTAAGTGGGCACACGCCGCTATGGCCGAAGCATACAAGCACCACTTTTACGGCCACTGCGAAAAGGAAATGAAACGCTacctcggccttctcctcatcgACCCCGCCCGATTTCTCGACTACACGCGTGAGTACTGCGGCCGTGTCATGTCCCGACTCGCCTGGGATGACGCTACTCAGGGAAAGGCCAACGGTGATAGCGccgacaccaccctccactgCATGAGCGTCTCAGgtcccatcaccaacaccgtcaCGCCGCTCTGGCACCTGCCCTCGTTCATGAACCCATGGTACAACTTTGAGATCAAGCGCGAGAAGGAACAGCGGGCCTGGTGGCTTAATAACTTCCGTCTGGCCAAGGACAGGATGCTCAAGGGCACGCTCCCTAACGACACGTGGGCCTACCGGTATTTTGAGCAATTGAAGAGGGAAGGGAACGAGAGTCTGgatcaggaagaggagcaggagataTTTGCAAGCTGCATGATTGGGTTTGTGAACCTAGTCGGTGTAGTGACGATTAGTGGACCGCTAAAGTTTTTCTTAATGGCTATGGCGCTGCATCCGGAGTGGCAGAGGAAGGCacaggaggagattgaccGGGTCTGCGGGGACAGGATGCCGACTATGAAAGACTTTCCTGACTTGCCGACTGTGAGGGCGTGTTTGAAGGAGACGGTGAGGTGGAGGTCGGGGGTTCCGCTTGGTGTTCCTCATCAGGCTGAGCGGGATGATGTTTTTAGGGGGGTTCCCATCAAGAAGGGGACTATTATTCTCGCTTGCGAGTG GAGCCTCAACCGCGTCCCCGAAAAGTACCCCGACGGCGACAACTTCCGCCCCGAGCGCTGGCTCGAGCCCGGGTGGCCCACGTATCAAGAACCTCTTACCAGGTACCCCAACTTCCGCGAGGGTCAGGCCATGCACAGCTTTGGCTGGGGTCGACGCACCTGCCTCGGGCAGAATATTGTCGATGACGAGATGTTTGTCTTTGGAGCTTCGTATCTCTGGGCGTTCAAATCTGGTCCCAAGATTTGCCCGCGCACGGGAGTACCAGTGCCAATTGACACGCAGGCGACAAACAGCCATGTTATTTTGGAGCCGTTGCCGTATCATTTGAGCTTCAAGGTGAGGAgtgaggagagggcgaggctGATCTTGTCGAATTATCAGGAGGTTatgggggagttgaaggTGTAG